The following proteins are encoded in a genomic region of Musa acuminata AAA Group cultivar baxijiao chromosome BXJ2-11, Cavendish_Baxijiao_AAA, whole genome shotgun sequence:
- the LOC135626531 gene encoding ribosomal RNA-processing protein 14-C-like, with protein MKRKVGRQEMSSASVVAVGSSIDGGVDLKTLIHGHSLFFDRLVELIPARFYLPVDDDKPWFQGLSKAAKAAVKAESRDNLKEARRVRLDPAQSSTTLDLLKRSIEAEKSAADTSDDEEDDEGEEDEDEDEDEIGSESMTEVENPVPVISDNRSVTYEELRQRLHRRIEELRSGRNTRPLLIKNRPDKREKKKNRNKKKNKEEDASTSQGKRKRDENETREKGKKKKSEKAERHRGDAVAPDISFGQVKIGGEDEHRSKRRKLSKLQELERAKKLQDSKKDPEKGLMVSKKHSWKAAVSRAAGMKVHDDPKLLKESMKKEKKRQQKHAEKWEERIKNTENIRAEKQKTRAENIKERIKQKKMRRIEKREKKLMRPGFEGRKEGYINE; from the coding sequence ATGAAGAGAAAGGTCGGCCGCCAAGAGATGTCGTCGGCGTCAGTGGTCGCCGTCGGATCCTCCATTGACGGCGGCGTCGATCTGAAAACCCTAATTCACGGTCATTCTCTCTTCTTCGACCGCCTTGTGGAGCTCATCCCTGCCCGTTTCTACCTCCCCGTGGATGACGACAAGCCCTGGTTCCAGGGCCTATCCAAGGCTGCTAAGGCCGCCGTTAAGGCCGAGTCCCGCGACAACCTCAAGGAGGCCCGCCGCGTACGACTCGACCCTGCCCAGTCCTCCACTACCCTCGATCTCCTCAAGAGGAGCATCGAGGCCGAGAAATCGGCTGCTGATACTAGCGACGACGAGGAGGATGACGAGGgcgaggaggacgaggacgaggatgAGGATGAGATCGGAAGCGAGAGCATGACCGAGGTCGAGAATCCCGTTCCCGTGATCTCCGACAACCGATCCGTCACGTACGAGGAGCTCCGGCAGCGGCTTCACCGCCGGATCGAGGAGCTCAGGTCCGGCAGGAACACTCGGCCTCTTTTAATCAAGAACAGGCCTgataagagggagaagaagaagaaccgaaataagaagaagaacaaggaagAGGATGCTTCCACTTCCCAGGGAAAACGAAAGAGAGACGAGAATGAGAccagggagaaggggaagaagaagaagagtgagaAGGCAGAGAGACACAGAGGAGATGCTGTCGCTCCCGATATCTCCTTTGGGCAGGTCAAGATTGGTGGTGAGGATGAGCATAGGAGCAAAAGGAGGAAGCTTTCTAAGCTGCAGGAGTTGGAGAGGGCGAAGAAGCTGCAGGACtcaaagaaggatccagagaaggGGCTGATGGTCTCCAAGAAGCATTCTTGGAAGGCTGCTGTAAGCAGAGCTGCAGGCATGAAGGTACACGATGACCCAAAACTGTTGAAGGAGagcatgaagaaggagaagaagaggcagCAGAAACATGCTGAGAAGTGGGAAGAGAGGATCAAGAACACTGAAAATATTAGAGCAGAGAAGCAGAAGACGAGGGCAGAGAATATAAAAGAGAGAATCAAGCAGAAAAAGATGAGGCGGATCGAGAAGAGGGAGAAAAAGCTAATGCGCCCAGGGTTTGAGGGGCGCAAAGAAGGATATATCAATGAATGA
- the LOC135626532 gene encoding uncharacterized protein LOC135626532 isoform X1, translating into MQADRVRRTSHLFSDDLLDTAATIPISSSATSLASSSSSDSLPRVNYIEHRVSKMDTLPGVAIKYGVEVADIKRLNGLTTDIQMFARKTLQIPLPGRHPPSPCLSNGSFANGSYSRQHTSPHRPSNNVLDLFHSLELKTPPSKVSPAMSSLQAYYGLTPPKKGADTAETEMAVYRKGCCLADELKEPPFSDPLPGRHRKSICLANGFPLGNGEITKGKNILETADNNESEKPIRRRQKNDASPSLGATELLLEDNSSDLISVRKGKGLAMRPKLGSRTDMDMGHPKASPHGDSVMTDGFVSVRKSSSTSSLQDSEDHSSIWLTSKWTLNPELLARPLFDGLPKPIIVRKNKAALD; encoded by the exons ATGCAGGCAGATCGGGTCCGAAGGACCTCTCACCTCTTCTCGGATGATTTGCTGGATACGGCTGCTACGATCCCCATATCCTCGTCCGCGACTTCTTTAGCTTCGTCGTCTTCTTCAGATTCCCTTCCCAGAGTTAACTATATCGAGCATCGCGTGTCGAAGATGGACACGCTTCCTGGTGTTGCCATAAAGTATGGCGTCGAG GTAGCAGACATCAAGCGACTGAATGGCTTGACAACAGATATTCAGATGTTTGCTCGTAAAACATTGCAGATTCCTCTACCAGGGAGGCATCCTCCATCACCTTGTCTTTCAAATGGTTCATTTGCTAATGG AAGTTATTCCAGACAACATACTTCACCGCATCGGCCTAGTAATAATGTGTTGGATTTGTTCCATTCGCTCGAGCTGAAAACCCCTCCAAGTAAGGTTTCCCCAGCAATGAGCAGCTTACAAGCATACTATGGTCTCACACCACCTAAAAAGGGTGCAGATACTGCAGAGACAGAGATGGCAGTGTATAGAAAAGGTTGCTGCTTGGCTGACGAACTTAAAGAGCCACCGTTTTCTGACCCACTTCCAGGTCGGCATCGGAAATCTATATGTTTGGCTAATGGCTTTCCACTGGGAAATGGCGAGATCACAAAGggaaaaaatattttagagaCTGCAGATAACAATGAGAGCGAGAAACCTATCCGGAGGCGTCAAAAGAATGATGCAAGCCCATCTTTAGGTGCGACAGAATTGTTGTTGGAGGATAATAGTAGTGATTTAATCTCAGTAAGGAAAGGAAAAGGCCTAGCAATGAGACCAAAACTGGGGAGCCGCACCGATATGGATATGGGTCATCCAAAAGCTAGTCCTCATGGAGACTCTGTCATGACTGATGGGTTTGTTTCAGTTAGGAAATCATCGAGCACATCAAGCTTGCAGGACTCAGAGGACCACTCGTCCATCTGGCTAACTAGCAAATGGACTTTGAATCCTGAACTTCTTGCTAGGCCACTATTCGATGGCTTGCCAAAGCCGATAATTGTACGGAAGAACAAAGCTGCTCTCGATTAA
- the LOC135626532 gene encoding uncharacterized protein LOC135626532 isoform X2, whose translation MQADRVRRTSHLFSDDLLDTAATIPISSSATSLASSSSSDSLPRVNYIEHRVSKMDTLPGVAIKYGVEVADIKRLNGLTTDIQMFARKTLQIPLPGRHPPSPCLSNGSFANGYSRQHTSPHRPSNNVLDLFHSLELKTPPSKVSPAMSSLQAYYGLTPPKKGADTAETEMAVYRKGCCLADELKEPPFSDPLPGRHRKSICLANGFPLGNGEITKGKNILETADNNESEKPIRRRQKNDASPSLGATELLLEDNSSDLISVRKGKGLAMRPKLGSRTDMDMGHPKASPHGDSVMTDGFVSVRKSSSTSSLQDSEDHSSIWLTSKWTLNPELLARPLFDGLPKPIIVRKNKAALD comes from the exons ATGCAGGCAGATCGGGTCCGAAGGACCTCTCACCTCTTCTCGGATGATTTGCTGGATACGGCTGCTACGATCCCCATATCCTCGTCCGCGACTTCTTTAGCTTCGTCGTCTTCTTCAGATTCCCTTCCCAGAGTTAACTATATCGAGCATCGCGTGTCGAAGATGGACACGCTTCCTGGTGTTGCCATAAAGTATGGCGTCGAG GTAGCAGACATCAAGCGACTGAATGGCTTGACAACAGATATTCAGATGTTTGCTCGTAAAACATTGCAGATTCCTCTACCAGGGAGGCATCCTCCATCACCTTGTCTTTCAAATGGTTCATTTGCTAATGG TTATTCCAGACAACATACTTCACCGCATCGGCCTAGTAATAATGTGTTGGATTTGTTCCATTCGCTCGAGCTGAAAACCCCTCCAAGTAAGGTTTCCCCAGCAATGAGCAGCTTACAAGCATACTATGGTCTCACACCACCTAAAAAGGGTGCAGATACTGCAGAGACAGAGATGGCAGTGTATAGAAAAGGTTGCTGCTTGGCTGACGAACTTAAAGAGCCACCGTTTTCTGACCCACTTCCAGGTCGGCATCGGAAATCTATATGTTTGGCTAATGGCTTTCCACTGGGAAATGGCGAGATCACAAAGggaaaaaatattttagagaCTGCAGATAACAATGAGAGCGAGAAACCTATCCGGAGGCGTCAAAAGAATGATGCAAGCCCATCTTTAGGTGCGACAGAATTGTTGTTGGAGGATAATAGTAGTGATTTAATCTCAGTAAGGAAAGGAAAAGGCCTAGCAATGAGACCAAAACTGGGGAGCCGCACCGATATGGATATGGGTCATCCAAAAGCTAGTCCTCATGGAGACTCTGTCATGACTGATGGGTTTGTTTCAGTTAGGAAATCATCGAGCACATCAAGCTTGCAGGACTCAGAGGACCACTCGTCCATCTGGCTAACTAGCAAATGGACTTTGAATCCTGAACTTCTTGCTAGGCCACTATTCGATGGCTTGCCAAAGCCGATAATTGTACGGAAGAACAAAGCTGCTCTCGATTAA
- the LOC135626532 gene encoding uncharacterized protein LOC135626532 isoform X3, with product MQADRVRRTSHLFSDDLLDTAATIPISSSATSLASSSSSDSLPRVNYIEHRVSKMDTLPGVAIKYGVEVADIKRLNGLTTDIQMFARKTLQIPLPGRHPPSPCLSNGSFANGQHTSPHRPSNNVLDLFHSLELKTPPSKVSPAMSSLQAYYGLTPPKKGADTAETEMAVYRKGCCLADELKEPPFSDPLPGRHRKSICLANGFPLGNGEITKGKNILETADNNESEKPIRRRQKNDASPSLGATELLLEDNSSDLISVRKGKGLAMRPKLGSRTDMDMGHPKASPHGDSVMTDGFVSVRKSSSTSSLQDSEDHSSIWLTSKWTLNPELLARPLFDGLPKPIIVRKNKAALD from the exons ATGCAGGCAGATCGGGTCCGAAGGACCTCTCACCTCTTCTCGGATGATTTGCTGGATACGGCTGCTACGATCCCCATATCCTCGTCCGCGACTTCTTTAGCTTCGTCGTCTTCTTCAGATTCCCTTCCCAGAGTTAACTATATCGAGCATCGCGTGTCGAAGATGGACACGCTTCCTGGTGTTGCCATAAAGTATGGCGTCGAG GTAGCAGACATCAAGCGACTGAATGGCTTGACAACAGATATTCAGATGTTTGCTCGTAAAACATTGCAGATTCCTCTACCAGGGAGGCATCCTCCATCACCTTGTCTTTCAAATGGTTCATTTGCTAATGG ACAACATACTTCACCGCATCGGCCTAGTAATAATGTGTTGGATTTGTTCCATTCGCTCGAGCTGAAAACCCCTCCAAGTAAGGTTTCCCCAGCAATGAGCAGCTTACAAGCATACTATGGTCTCACACCACCTAAAAAGGGTGCAGATACTGCAGAGACAGAGATGGCAGTGTATAGAAAAGGTTGCTGCTTGGCTGACGAACTTAAAGAGCCACCGTTTTCTGACCCACTTCCAGGTCGGCATCGGAAATCTATATGTTTGGCTAATGGCTTTCCACTGGGAAATGGCGAGATCACAAAGggaaaaaatattttagagaCTGCAGATAACAATGAGAGCGAGAAACCTATCCGGAGGCGTCAAAAGAATGATGCAAGCCCATCTTTAGGTGCGACAGAATTGTTGTTGGAGGATAATAGTAGTGATTTAATCTCAGTAAGGAAAGGAAAAGGCCTAGCAATGAGACCAAAACTGGGGAGCCGCACCGATATGGATATGGGTCATCCAAAAGCTAGTCCTCATGGAGACTCTGTCATGACTGATGGGTTTGTTTCAGTTAGGAAATCATCGAGCACATCAAGCTTGCAGGACTCAGAGGACCACTCGTCCATCTGGCTAACTAGCAAATGGACTTTGAATCCTGAACTTCTTGCTAGGCCACTATTCGATGGCTTGCCAAAGCCGATAATTGTACGGAAGAACAAAGCTGCTCTCGATTAA
- the LOC135626533 gene encoding dihydroceramide fatty acyl 2-hydroxylase FAH1-like — protein MVSQEFTVDLNKPLVFQVGHLGEAYQEWVHQPIVSKEGPRFFANDFLEFLTRTVWWAVPTIWLPVACWCLSMSIQRGNTLPRLALMAATGIFLWTLIEYTLHRFLFHIKTKSYWGNTAHYLLHGCHHKHPMDGLRLVFPPAAAAILCVPFWNLVKLIATPSSAPALFGGGLLGYVIYDCTHYYLHHGQPSKEPAKNLKRYHLNHHFRIQNKGFGITSSLWDIVFGTLPPSKSSSQSN, from the exons ATGGTCTCGCAGGAGTTCACTGTCGACTTGAATAAGCCTCTCGTATTTCAG GTGGGTCATCTTGGAGAAGCTTACCAAGAATGGGTTCACCAGCCTATTGTTAGCAAGGAAGGCCCACGATTTTTCGCAAATGACTTCTTGGAG TTCTTAACGCGAACGGTATGGTGGGCGGTTCCAACAATATGGCTGCCAGTTGCTTGTTGGTGCCTGAGCATGTCTATCCAAAGGGGCAATACACTCCCTCGGTTAGCTCTGATGGCAGCCACTGGAATATTTCTGTGGACCTTGATCGAATATACTTTGCATCGCTTCCTTTTTCACATCAAAACTAAGAGTTATTG GGGAAACACTGCTCATTACCTTCTTCATGGTTGCCATCACAAACATCCCATGGATGGACTACGGCTAGTCTTTCCCcctgctgctgcagctatctTATGTGTACCA TTCTGGAATCTGGTTAAACTAATTGCCACTCCATCATCTGCTCCTGCCTTGTTCGGAGGTGGCCTACTGGGTTATGTTATCTATGACTGCACTCACTACTACCTGCACCATGGACAACCATCCAAAGAGCCAGCTAAGAATCTGAAG CGATACCATCTGAACCATCACTTCAGAATTCAAAACAAGGGGTTTGGAATAACTTCGTCACTCTGGGACATTGTCTTTGGCACATTGCCCCCATCAAAATCCTCTTCTCAAAGCAATTGA
- the LOC103972543 gene encoding serine carboxypeptidase-like 35, with amino-acid sequence MAAVSIEGTRMRRLHPSGETDLVVGLPGQPSVNFKHYAGYVSVSEHRSLFYWFFEAMEAPATKPLVLWLNGGPGCSSVAGGAISEVGPFLVTDEGSGLRFNPYAWNKVANLLFLDSPVGVGFSYSDSSSDAKNLNDQITAEDTHAFLIYWFLKHPDFKSQELYLVGESYAGHYAPQLAEVIDERNKGAKDSYINLKGLMIGNPLIDVEEELRIATIDFAWKNGYISDNLYQAATTACTPVPGSNCPELVYEVEDSFSDIMFGIYSPTCSKFNTIKNEIGSGLATEATGYDPCSTDNAEVYLSREDVQRALHANLTRLPYPYSFCSMDVHNAYNQTVPTVLPLLRKLIDAGYRMWIYSGDTDGRVTIPVMRRSINKMNLSEKAWDKWGGWKKWYYEAQVAGWMVEYTEGLTFITVRGAGHMVPAFSPGRGLALISNFLKGEPMPFKDTQSKDTMH; translated from the exons ATGGCAGCTGTGTCGATAGAGGGCACTCGGATGCGAAGACTGCATCCCTCGGGGGAGACTGATTTGGTTGTCGGACTTCCGGGACAGCCGTCGGTAAATTTCAAGCACTATGCTGGCTACGTGAGCGTAAGTGAGCATAGATCTCTGTTTTACTGGTTCTTCGAGGCCATGGAAGCACCCGCCACAAAGCCCTTGGTCTTGTGGCTCAATGGAG GTCCTGGATGCTCATCTGTTGCTGGTGGAGCTATCAGTGAGGTTGGTCCCTTCCTCGTCACAGATGAGGGCTCTGGCCTCAGGTTCAACCCGTACGCATGGAACAAAG TCGCCAATCTCCTGTTCCTGGATTCTCCGGTAGGAGTGGGATTCTCCTACTCCGATAGCTCATCGGATGCAAAGAACCTGAACGATCAGATAACCGCAGAAGACACACATGCTTTCCTCATTTACTGGTTTCTCAAGCATCCCGACTTCAAGTCTCAGGAGTTGTACCTCGTCGGAGAAAGCTATGCTG GGCATTATGCACCACAACTAGCAGAGGTCATTGATGAAAGAAACAAAGGAGCCAAGGACTCGTACATTAATCTTAAAGGCCTTATG ATTGGCAATCCATTGATTGATGTCGAAGAAGAGCTAAGAATTGCAACCATAGACTTTGCTTGGAAAAATGGATATATATCAGACAATTTGTACCAGGCTGCAACCACTGCATGCACACCAGTACCAGGCAGCAACTGCCCTGAGTTGGTATATGAGGTCGAAGATAGCTTCTCGGATATTATGTTTGGCATCTATTCCCCGACATGCTCCAAGTTCAACACCATTAAGAAC GAGATAGGAAGCGGACTGGCGACGGAGGCAACTGGGTATGATCCATGCTCGACTGACAATGCAGAGGTGTATCTTAGCCGGGAGGATGTGCAGAGAGCTCTACATGCCAACCTCACTCGTCTACCCTATCCATACTCCTTTTGCAG CATGGACGTACATAATGCTTACAACCAGACGGTGCCGACAGTTCTTCCGTTGCTTCGTAAGTTGATAGATGCAGGCTACCGCATGTGGATCTATAG CGGTGACACCGATGGACGTGTGACGATTCCGGTGATGAGGCGGAGCATCAACAAGATGAATCTCTCCGAGAAGGCGTGGGACAAGTGGGGTGGCTGGAAGAAGTGGTACTATGAGGCTCAGGTGGCCGGGTGGATGGTGGAGTACACGGAGGGGTTGACGTTCATCACTGTCCGAGGGGCCGGGCACATGGTGCCGGCTTTCTCTCCTGGCCGCGGACTCGCTCTCATCTCCAACTTCTTGAAGGGGGAGCCTATGCCCTTCAAAGATACCCAAAGCAAAGACACAATGCACTGA
- the LOC135583892 gene encoding uncharacterized protein LOC135583892 isoform X2 gives MSSLPVPCTSLVPSRSPRMVPKKGSESRMTPAPARSAHVEESKASSSDSDLFAAFIARRKFFNYEQNRLQDQVDTLGRRSKWLKTCMDEQSEDGLRSAKALKTCIGKTSELQRALHDRRDKRETLKALNSEIGFLRSDEKMVWNEYQNTEDELHECKQRMKSLLRQLSEESKAKGSASEQHKTTSKGKQIMS, from the exons ATGTCTTCGCTTCCCGTTCCTTGTACTTCTTTGGTTCCTTCCCGGTCCCCAAGAATGGTTCCCAAGAAAGGATCTGAGTCAAGAATGACTCCCGCTCCGGCGCGATCCGCCCACGTGGAAGAATCTAAGGCGAGCTCGTCGGATTCGGACCTCTTCGCCGCCTTCATCGCTCGGAGGAAGTTCTTCAACTATGAGCAGAACCGCCTCCAAGACCAGGTCGACACCCTCGGGCGCCGTTCCAAGTGGCTGAAGACTTGCATGGACGAACAAAGC GAAGATGGGTTGAGGAGTGCCAAGGCGCTGAAGACGTGCATTGGTAAGACGAGCGAGCTGCAGCGTGCTTTGCACGATCGACGGGATAAACGTGAGACG CTTAAAGCTTTGAATTCCGAAATTGGATTCTTAAGAAGCGACGAGAAGATGGTGTGGAATgaatatcaaaacaccgaagatgAG CTCCATGAATGCAAACAAAGGATGAAAAGTCTTCTGAGGCAGTTAAGCGAAGAAAGCAAAGCCAAAGGATCAGCTAGTGAGCAGCATAAGACTACTAGTAAA GGAAAGCAAATTATGTCATAG
- the LOC135626530 gene encoding UDP-glycosyltransferase 82A1-like gives MWYCRHLQGTNRVSNTAPAIINESERNGEEGNRSEEWGMRPRVVLVPFPAQGHVSPMLDLARVLHARGFEVTVAAPDFIHRRLAGRADDGIRFASVSSGLMADDGAAPPDFAAIEQAMESHMPAHLERLLSPPDAEAIACVVVDLVASWAIPVARRCGLPVAGFWTAMLATYRVISAIPELIRRGFISEFGSPLSHQPPCQHDGQEQAAQELTLEGQAKLSASDLPWLVGNPASQRSRFAFWLRVIERAKSVRWLLVNSFPEEGGRRGDHHPPLPSSQPQEHDAPRTLPVGPLEAHGGDEKTRGNSRCNLSMWDEDQSCLEWLEKHPPNSVVYASFGSWVAPISPEKIAEFALGLEAAAQPFLWVLKDEKPWRAGLPRGFLDRVAGYGKVVAWAPQEEVLRSPAIGCYLTHCGWNSTLEAIRHEKRLLCYPIAGDQFVNAVYIVKVWGIGIKLDGCNRHAIENGIGRIMTGDEGAKAQASVLQLKKRVMGEEGSSAAVASLQCFIDTIKKSM, from the exons ATGTGGTATTGTCGTCATCTGCAAGGAACAAACCGGGTGTCGAACACCGCTCCTGCAATTATAAATGAGAGCGAGCGCAACGGGGAAGAAGGCAACAGAAGCGAGGAGTGGGGGATGCGGCCGAGGGTTGTGCTCGTTCCCTTCCCGGCTCAGGGGCATGTGTCTCCCATGCTGGACCTCGCCCGGGTCCTCCATGCACGTGGATTCGAGGTGACGGTGGCCGCCCCGGACTTCATCCACCGGCGTCTCGCGGGCCGGGCCGATGATGGGATCCGGTTCGCTTCTGTTTCCAGTGGCCTCATGGCGGACGACGGCGCGGCGCCTCCGGACTTCGCGGCCATCGAGCAGGCCATGGAGAGCCACATGCCCGCGCATCTCGAGCGCCTGCTGTCGCCGCCGGACGCTGAGGCCATCGCTTGCGTGGTGGTGGACCTGGTGGCCTCGTGGGCGATTCCGGTCGCGCGGCGGTGCGGCCTCCCGGTCGCCGGGTTCTGGACGGCGATGCTGGCCACCTACCGCGTCATCTCCGCCATTCCGGAGCTCATTCGCAGGGGTTTCATCTCTGAATTCG GTAGTCCGCTGTCGCATCAGCCTCCGTGCCAACATGACGGGCAAGAGCAGGCGGCGCAAGAGCTGACGTTGGAAGGGCAGGCGAAGCTTAGCGCGAGCGACCTGCCATGGCTGGTGGGCAATCCTGCTTCCCAGAGGTCAAGATTCGCCTTCTGGCTTCGAGTCATCGAGCGAGCTAAATCTGTCCGATGGCTGTTGGTCAACTCCTTCCCCGAGGAAGGCGGTCGCCGTGGAGACCATCATCCCCCGCTTCCAAGCTCGCAACCGCAAGAACACGACGCGCCGCGGACGCTCCCCGTCGGTCCACTGGAAGCACACGGCGGCGACGAGAAGACGCGCGGCAACTCCCGGTGCAACCTGAGCATGTGGGACGAAGACCAGAGCTGCCTGGAGTGGCTGGAGAAGCACCCGCCGAACTCGGTCGTGTACGCGTCCTTCGGGAGCTGGGTGGCGCCGATCTCGCCGGAGAAGATCGCGGAGTTCGCGCTGGGGCTGGAGGCTGCGGCGCAGCCGTTCCTGTGGGTGCTCAAGGACGAGAAGCCATGGCGGGCCGGTCTCCCCCGCGGGTTCCTGGATCGAGTCGCGGGCTACGGCAAGGTGGTGGCGTGGGCGCCGCAGGAGGAGGTGCTGAGGAGCCCCGCCATCGGATGCTACCTCacgcactgcgggtggaactcgacGTTGGAGGCCATACGACACGAGAAGAGGCTGTTGTGCTACCCCATCGCCGGCGACCAGTTCGTGAATGCCGTCTACATCGTGAAGGTGTGGGGAATAGGGATCAAACTTGATGGCTGTAATCGACATGCCATAGAGAATGGCATCGGGAGGATCATGACAGGTGACGAGGGAGCAAAGGCACAAGCAAGTGTGCTGCAGCTGAAGAAGAGAGTTATGGGGGAGGAAGGGAGCTCTGCAGCCGTTGCAAGCCTCCAATGCTTTATAGATACGATCAAGAAAAGCATGTAA
- the LOC135583892 gene encoding uncharacterized protein LOC135583892 isoform X1: MSSLPVPCTSLVPSRSPRMVPKKGSESRMTPAPARSAHVEESKASSSDSDLFAAFIARRKFFNYEQNRLQDQVDTLGRRSKWLKTCMDEQSEDGLRSAKALKTCIGKTSELQRALHDRRDKRETLKALNSEIGFLRSDEKMVWNEYQNTEDELHECKQRMKSLLRQLSEESKAKGSASEQHKTTSKVRNNIISYNFCHS, encoded by the exons ATGTCTTCGCTTCCCGTTCCTTGTACTTCTTTGGTTCCTTCCCGGTCCCCAAGAATGGTTCCCAAGAAAGGATCTGAGTCAAGAATGACTCCCGCTCCGGCGCGATCCGCCCACGTGGAAGAATCTAAGGCGAGCTCGTCGGATTCGGACCTCTTCGCCGCCTTCATCGCTCGGAGGAAGTTCTTCAACTATGAGCAGAACCGCCTCCAAGACCAGGTCGACACCCTCGGGCGCCGTTCCAAGTGGCTGAAGACTTGCATGGACGAACAAAGC GAAGATGGGTTGAGGAGTGCCAAGGCGCTGAAGACGTGCATTGGTAAGACGAGCGAGCTGCAGCGTGCTTTGCACGATCGACGGGATAAACGTGAGACG CTTAAAGCTTTGAATTCCGAAATTGGATTCTTAAGAAGCGACGAGAAGATGGTGTGGAATgaatatcaaaacaccgaagatgAG CTCCATGAATGCAAACAAAGGATGAAAAGTCTTCTGAGGCAGTTAAGCGAAGAAAGCAAAGCCAAAGGATCAGCTAGTGAGCAGCATAAGACTACTAGTAAAGTGAGGAACAACATAATTTCCTACAATTTCTGTCATTCTTGA